A segment of the Capricornis sumatraensis isolate serow.1 chromosome 8, serow.2, whole genome shotgun sequence genome:
aaaaatgaggaaagaaagaagaaagaagtatAGAATAATCAAtacagggaggaaaggaggagagaatGGTATGTgacataaatataaacaaatgacattatgtttcattttttaaatccatgAGTTCAACAATATATCTTGCTCCTGTAATGATAATATTTATAGAATCACAATATTGCAAGTTGTTTTTTTCATAATTTGTAGAAAATAAAAGTCACCGTTTCTGCCTACATTGTATGCATTTCAATTCTGttgccaccaaaaaaaagattGATCTTACAAAAGTAGAGCAGGAGAAAAGGAACAACAATAATGTTCCGAGATGCAATAGTAAAAGACTCTCTTGAAATGAAGAAAGAGGCAGACTTACAAATCAAAAGGGACTtgtgttatgaaaaaaaaattgtagcaaAAGTCATCTAATACAAAAACAATCTGATGAAATTTAAGTTTAGAGAAATAATCCCATGAGCTTCAACGGGGAAGAAGATGGTCATATGAGGGGCAGAGAGAAAAGGAGTAGTCAGCCTTCCCTCAGATTTCTTGAGAGCAATTTtgaaaaatgggaaaacaaaTGTCCACAAAATTCTATACCTAGCCAATTTGTCCTTCTTATATAAGCATACATACAAAAGGAAAATCTGAAATACgtgaaaattcaataaaatagcATTCATGtaccatttttaaacttttaaaataactagAGTATGTAATCCAAACAATCAaggaattaattaaaataaacagctcaaaaattaaaaagccaTAATATTGAAATAGTATTATGGGAAGAATTCTGTTTAACTTTACtgccaataaaataagaaaagtatgTTATGATAATAAACACAAACAGCATGGTTTATCTTTTAGCAGCAAAGTTGAACTTAAGGCAAATGACATTAAACAGACCAAAATGCATTGCTAtaataaagaagataaaaagtTCCATTTGGAATCAGTTCAGGTCAGAAGAGATGCTATAGATAGGAGAATACATTATGAAAAATGAGGTAAGAGATAAAATGATGTGAATATGTGAGTAAAGACAGATAAGTAAAAggtacatagatcaatggaagagaagagagtccagaaatagatttACCCATACGAAGTCAATTGACTTCATACACAGGTGACCTGGTAATTCAGTGGGGAAAGGGACAGTGTCCTTCAACAATTCAAAAACTGGGTACAATGAAAATGTCCATCAaaaggtgaatgaatgaacaaactgtGCCATATTCAAACAATGGAATACCattccataataaaaagaaactacCAAGGCATGGAATTATATAGCTAAATCTACAAAACATTGTGTAGTGCTAAATATACCAGATACAAAAGAGTACATAgaaatgattccatttgtatgaactTCAAAATCAGGCAAGCCTAATCTGTAACTACAGAgatgaaataaatagaaatcaGATTGGTGGTCAGGGATGGGATTTTGATTTCAAAGGGTCACAGCAAATTTTGAAGTAGTGGAATTATTACAGCTTTGGATTGGGATAGAGGCTATATGAATGCTTATAATTATCAAAGTTCATTGAGCTGTACATTTTACATGGGTATATTGTCTTGTATGTAAACTATACATCAAGAAAATTGGAATATACATGTGCGTGTGCTCTTATTCCTGTATCCTTGTTCTTATCATAGGTTAATCATTTATAAATTTgtcaattatcagttcagttcagttcagtggctcagtagtatccgactgtttgcgaccccatggactgcagcacaccagacttccctgtccatcaccaactcccggagtttactcaaactcatgtccatcgagtcggtgatgccatccaaccatctcatcctctgtcacccctttctcctcctgccttcagtctttcccagcatcagggtcttttcaaatgagtcagttcttcacatcaggtggccaaagtattggagtttcaacttcatcatcagtccttccaatgaatattcaggactgatttcctttaggatggactggttggatgtccttgttatccaagggactctcaagagtcttctccaataccacagttcaaaagtatcaatttttcagtgctcagctttcattatagtccagctctcacatccatatatgactaccagaaaaacaatagctttgactagatggacctttgttggcaaagcaatgtttctgcttttgaatatgctgtctaggttgattatagcttttcttccaaggatcaagcatcttttaatttcatggctgcagtcaccatctgcagtgattttggagccaaaaaaaataaagtctgacactgtttccccatccatttgccatgaagtgatgggaccagataccatgatcttcgttttctgaatgttgagctttaagccaactttttcactctcttctttcactttcaagaggctctttagttcttcttcactctgccataagggtggtgtcatctgcatatctgaggttattggtatttctcccagcagtcttgattccagtttgtgcttcatccagtctagcatttctcatgatgtactctgcatataagttaaataagcatggtgacaatatataaccttgatgtactccgttctcaatttggaaccagtctgttgctccatgtccagttctaactgttgcttcttgacctgcatccaggtttctcaggaggcaggtcaagtggcctggtattcccatctctaagaattttccacagtttgttgtgatccacacagtcaaaggctttggtatagtcaataaagcagaattagatgtttttctggaactctcttgcttttttgatgatccagtagatgttggcaatttgatctctggttcctctgccttttctaaatccaatttgaacatctggaagttcacagttcacatactgttgaagcctggcttggagaactttgagcattacttcactagcatgtgagatgagtgcaactgtgtggtagtttgagcattctttggcattgcctttctttgtgattggaatgaaaactgaccttttccagtcctgtgaccactgctgagttttccaaattttcttaaattgtcAATTATGTGGTCATTCAATTACCACTTcatgtttttttcatttgcttttccctgGTTAACATTgacttgagcatcttttcatattgtttattcTTGATAAATTTTCTCTCAatgttctttatacattttttctGTTCAGCTGTCATTTTACTCTAATGTATTTGTAGGAGCTCTCTgggtattttgaattttaatcttGTGTCTGTTAGACATGTTATAGTCTGtcatttctctgtcttattttttcttactatttTCATGTTTATGCAGTGAAATATGTCAAACTTCTCTATATCAAAATAAGTTTGTCAAAAAATAAGTTTCCAAAAAATAATTCCATGAGAATATGATTTGATTGCATTGAATGTATCTGAGGAAAACCAACGTTAAAATTTGAGATTGCAAAGCTTGTTAAAATGAACTGTCAAAATGAATTTGTCAAATGGATTGATTTTGCTATACAAAATTGACTCttcaaatgtaaatcaaaactacaataaggtatcatcTCACtgcagttagaatggccatcatcaaaaagtctataaataataaatgctggatagggtgtggagaaacaggagcccctcctacactcttggtgggaatgtaaattggtgcagcactatggaaaacagtatggagtttccttaaaagactaaaaatagagttaccatataacCCTgcagtcccattcctgggcatatacctagaaaaaatgaaaactataattttaaaagacacatactccacaatgctcacagcagcactatttacaatagccaagacatggaaataacctaaatgtccatcagcagatggatagataagaagatgtgatacaaacacacacacacacacaatagactATTACTTGGCCATGAAAAGGAGTGAaatacatggatgaacctagagattttcattctaagtgaaataagtcagacagagaaagacaaatatcatatgatatcacttatatgtagaatctaaaaatatgataaaaatgaacttatttataaaacagaaacagactcgtagacacagaaaacaaactgatggttaccaaaggggtcAGAAAGAGAGGGATGCCTTAggaatttggaattaacagatatgaTGACCCCAGGTGGGTTGGAACCAGATGGTTGATGATATTGACTCTTGGTTATCTCATCACCAACAAATCAGAAAACTGTCCATGAGAGATCATGGACCCCATAACCCTGTCCCCAGCAAGTAATCCCTTCTTCTTTTCCCAATATAATCTCTGAGCAAGACTTGGCAAGTTGGAGTTGGTTCTTTGGGACATGGTTTCACATTCTTCCCAGGATTGCCAAATTCCTCAATAAAGGAAGCTTTCCTTTTACCCAACACTTGTCTCGCAGCATTGGATTCTTGAGCAATGAGGAGCTGAACTTGAGTTTGGTAACAAGGTCAAAAAAACATAaggtaaatacaaaaataaatcagagggagaaagaaagctaAGATATAAAATGATGTAAAAAATGTGCCTGGAAAAGTGAATAGGACACATTTAGGGGGGGCTGGGAGGTTGCGAAGTGTGGATCTTATTTCACTGATCTAagagtataattattttaaaataataccagAATCAAAACAAagttataacttaaaaaaaaaaaactcctgcaTTAAATTAGCATAAGCATGCAAAGTGTGAAGATCATTAAAAAAGCTGatcttaaaatgtgtttttagagGGTCCCatagggaagaaaaagaggaagacctTGCTACAAGATCATCAAGACCTCCTTCCCTAGTTCAATTATGCAACTACACTTTACCTATAGAATGATTATGTTCTATGTCATTTTAACAAAAGTTTACATGGtgataaaaaaattttgaaataatattcaatattaatATATCTACTAGATAAAATTGTATAGAAATACCAACCTTACCATCAAAGAGAGAAGTGAATTTTCTTTCTACAAAAGACTCTTCTGAGAGCTCCCTTCATGTCTCTGTTCCTCAGGCTGTAGATGAAAGGGTTCAGCATGGGGGTCACCACAGTGTACATCATAGACATGACAGTCTCCTTAACGGTGGAATTATTAGCTGATGGGCATAAATAGAGACCAATAATTGTCCCATAGAAGAGAGACACCACAGTGAGGTGGGagccacaggtggagaaggccttgCAGATGCCCTTGGCAGAAGGGACCTTGAGGATGGAGGACACGATTCGTGCATAAGACATGATGATGAGTAGGAATGGGATGACGATAATGAGCCCTCCAACGAAAAATATCACCAGCTCATTCACTCGAGTGTCAGAGCAGGACAGCTTCAGCAAAGCAGACAAATCACAGAAAAAGTGGGGGATCACGTTGTCTTCACAAAAATGCAGCCTGGCCATGAGCAGGGTGTGTAACATGGCATGGGATGTGGTCAGTACCCAGGGCAGCACCACCAGGGAGAGACAGAGCCTGGGGCCCATGATGGCGGTGTAGTGCAGGGGGAAgcagatggccacgtagcggtcataggccatggcCACAAGGAGGAAGTCTTCCAGGTCTCCAAAGAACAGGAAGAAGTACATTTGTGTCAGGCAGCCAGCATAGGGGATGGACAGGTCTTGGCTCTGCATATTCTGCAGCAGTTTGGGCATTGCGACAGAGGAGAAGCAGAGGTCAGAGAAAGACAGGTTGCTGAGAAACAAATACATgggtgtgtggaggtgggggtccAGGCAAATGAGGACGAGGATGAGAAGGTTCCCCAGGACGGTGGTAACATACATGGCCAGGAACAGGACATAGAACAGGTTCTGATGCTCTGACTTGATGGGCAGTCCCAGCAGGAGGAACTCTGAGACAGTAGTTTGATTCCTTCCCGTCATGCTCTGTCTCCAGTATCTTTAGGAAGAAGTAATAGTGTCACAAAAACCTGAATTTCAGAATGAACTTATTTCTATGAGAAACTGGCTCTTAGGTGCTTTgtaaaactattttatatttttctcatcacAATAATTACAATTTTTACAGGACCCCAATTCTCTATAATCAGAATCTCTACCATTGGAAAtgacttattttcttcatttctctttaacatgaAACAATATTCCAACTTTCCTAAAACATTCTTATCCCTTAGCTTCTGAGATACGTAATGTAAAGCCAGACCTCAGGGGCCATGATgggcctcccttcctctccctcccaccggcgggggaagtccctaatggaaggagcctcccagatcccggggaccaatgacaacacacttcaccagctaaagccgccccaccccagccacataGAAGGACCTATCTGCCCGCGACGCCTCGGCCTGGCGACCTATCCGAACCCCCATCCATCTAGCCTGACCAGCCCTCACAACAAACGTATAAAAACCACCCCCAACATGGTCTGGTCccggacttcctcgacctgcctcgtTCAGGTCCAGGAACCCCGCCTGGGAGCGCTTCCCCATTAAAAGCGTGTTAGACACTCCTTTGGTGTCCTGGTCATCTTTACCTAACACATAATACATTGGTTTTTCCCATACTTGCCTGGTCAGACATCCTCAGTACTCTACTGGCTTTTGTTTTGTCTCTATCTTCAACTTGATTGATGTTCCAGGGTTTTTTCCTAAACACTGTTCTCTTGTAATTGTATATACCataagaaaagggcttcccaggtggtgctagtggtcaagaacttgcctgccaatgcagagacagtGCAGCCTCGCaggttacactccatggggttacagatTTGGACAAgattgaagcgacttggcacacatgcacCAAGAAAGACTCATCTACTTCAATGGCTTGATTACCATTTAGACTTCAGTTGTAGATGTCTCTCTAAACCATAGAATAATATACTCAATTGCCTGAGTAATATCTCTACTTGGATAGTACATCTACATCTTCAGTTAAACAGATTCCAAAAGAAACACAAGGTCTCCCTTTGTGTCTCTCCCGATTCCCTCCTCCTCTAAACTTCCATATCCCAGAAGAAGACTTCCAGGTTATCCAGATAAAGCATGAGAgtcttctttcatttcctccttctgTTATCAATACCCAACATCTGTCATCAAGATCCAGAAATTCTTTCTCCTTCACCGACTCCTTATCCACACTGTCACCACCTTAGATCAGCCTGACATCATATCTTGTTTGTACTATTGGAAAAAtctttttgtgaaaaaaaaatgctattggaatatagttgatttacaatgttgtgttagtttcaggtgtacagcaaagtgagtcagttgtgtatgtgtgtgtgtgtgtgtgtgtgtgtgtgcatgcacatgctcagtcatgtccaactctgcaactccatgcactgtagcccagaaggcttctctgtccatggaattccctaagcaagaatactggagtgggttgccacttcctacttctggggatcttcctgaccctgggatcaaacccttgtctctggatatatatatatatatatatatatatctccactcttttttagattcttttcccatataggccattacagagatttgagtatacttccctgtgctatacattaggttcttattagttatttattatatatattatatatataataggttATTATttggttcttattagttatctattatatatatattatatatatatgttatacgtAGTAGGGTGTATATATCAATCTCAATCTTTGGAACAACCTCTTGATTTATCTCCCTGCTTCCATACTTGAAACACTCTATATCGGTATCTTTCATCATAGTAAGCATTCTAAGATGAAAAATGGATGACCATTCTCCATAAAGTCTTCATGGATTCTCATTGCTCTTAACGTAAAGGCAAATTCCCTTCAAAGGGTGACTCATGACCTCACTCTTGCCTAACTGAGACTTCATCTGGCCCCACAAATGTACTCACATTTCACTCTCCAGCAGAGCTGGACTTAAACACAACACTCTTGCTCCAGCACTTTGCACTCACTGTTCCTCTTCCCTAGAGTTCTCTCCCTTCTGCTCCCTCTTCCCATGGCTTCCCATATTTGTCCTTCATATACATTTCATGTCATCTGCCCTGCAAACCTTCCCTAGCACTCCCAGGCCAGAGGAGAATGCACTGCTTTTTCCAAGCATCCTTCTTGTCCCCACAGCACTCCATGACAATGGGGTCATTTCTCTATAGCTACCTTACCGGATTATACACTCCACGTAGGAAAGGCTCATGTCTGCCTTCACAGCTGCCGCAGAGCCAGCACCCGGCCCAGTGCCTGCATACAAGTGGTGTTTCATAAACATCCACTGGTTGTGCTTCAGGTTACAATGTGCATTCCTCCAACTTTAAAGCCAGCAAAACTCCTTTTAAGTTAGAATCACTACTCTTACTAACCCTTCTCAGGACAGAAACTCACCACCTTCGACCATTTAGCACTAAATTTGACCCTGTATTACAAAATGGGTGGAACAATGTTGTCCCCGTGGTATTGATTCTTGTACCTCAGACACACTGGGTGTAGCTCAGTCTCTtgttcgtgtccaactctttgcgatcccatggactgtagctcatcagacgcctctgcccgtgggatttcccaggcaagaatactggagcaggttgccatttccttccccaggagaatcttcccagcccaggatcaAAGCCATACCTCCTGTatcccctgcgctggcaggcagatttttaccactgagctacctgagaagccctttcAAACACACTCCTATTACACTGATACGGATGATATAGATAATAGAGACATAGGCACATATGTGGATAGATAGAGATAAAATTCTCCATTggatctgtttctctggagaaaccTAACACTCCATAGTGCACCTCACAGTGGGCGAAAAAGCAGAGAAGCATCATTAGATGTGGAAACTCTTTCATTAAAGACATAACTGAATCCAACAGCTGGGATTTCACCCCTTGATGCTAGCTGATCCAGCTACGTCAGTAGGTTTTCACATGGATATTACATAGAGGCAAAACACTGGGAAGAGACCCTGGCAAAGGAGCAGGACCCCATTTGTGTGACTGGGGATCACATCTGTATTAAGAGTGTGACTAGTAATCACAAACCAGAGACAGGACTAGGGGATGTTTTCACTGACGGTGCCATGAGCCTCTCACCTTCTTCACCTGTTAATTCAGTAGTTTTCAGGCAGAACTGCACTTGAGGAAATCTAGGGTAGTGCTTCTTAAATTTAATATCCCTGAAAAATCTGCTAGGAGTGCTTGTAAACACTGATTTTTATATAGTAGGCTTGCTTCTGCATTCTAATCAGCACCCAGGTAATGCCcctcttcagtccatgggcttcACCATGAGTAGCAAGAATACATGAcactgttaaaaataaagatcacTGGACCCCTGAGATATATAATCACAGTCTTTGAGAGGAAGCCCATACACAGTTCTTAAAGCTCCAaggtaattttgaaataaaacaagGGTTCAGAAGTACAGCATTAATACTTACCTCAAGAGTTGTGAGtaataaaaatagattataaCATGTGAACCTTAATAAAAATTTCTCAAATGTAGTGAAGTTTTGGGAAGCAGAGAGGTAGAAAAGGAAAGCATTACCTAACTTGAAAAACTCTCCTGGAGAATACCACACAACCTGAAAATTCAAGACTCTCAGATTGGAAAAACCCTAATGGACCAGCTTATTTACTCTCTGCCCACCTTAGCCACTGTGAGAGGACTGTGACCCAAGATCCTGCTCTCCTTTATTCACTAAGGCATGTGAGATAACAGCCTCTAAAGTCATCTCTGACATCTGGAAAATCCTATTCACATCTCTCATTCTGCACATCCTTGGGCCAAACGGGCCCTGCATCCCAGAGGAGTCTGTGTCCTGGAGGAGctcattaaaaacaaagtaattaCTTGAGGCCTCTCTAGGACACCATctcccatggtggctcagatggtaaaaatcggcttgcaatgcaggagatccaggttcaatccctaggtcaggaagatcccttggagaagggaatggcaacacactccagtattcttgcctggaaaatcccatggacagaggaacctggtgggctacagtccatggggtcacaagaatcaggcacgactgagcggttaacactttcactttctctaggACAAATGGTCTCAGGGTCCTGGAGCAATGACTGATTACAATCACTGATCACACCTGACTATACTTTggggaaggtggggatggagagaaGCTCATACATGAAAGCTTAATCACTGACTGTTTAGGGAATGGACAGTAGACACTTGCGGTTGGAGCCTACATTTCCAGAGGTAAAAGAGGATGGAAGTCACTTTTTGTGAAGTCATAAAACAAGCAGGAACCATACGGTAGTCCCCTAAAAATTCTGAGGAGTGTAACAGGCTGTTTTCTGTGGGCAACAAGAGAGCTTCAGTGGTTTGAGTAAAGTGCCAAGAAAGACATTGGTTTTttgggttttctgtttttgttttctgaccATTCTGGGCAGCATGTGagactttagttccctgaccagggatcaatctaGCACTCCCTGAAGTGAAGactcagtgtcttaaccactggactgccagggaagtcccaagacatACTTTGGAAAGATTCTCAGGGTGGAAGAATCTCTCAGTAAAACACCATTTCCCATAAATGATCTGTAACTAACACGGAGTAGTTACCTACATGACACAACCATATGCAAATATATAGGAAGTACTAGAATAAGAGACAAGAGAAAGACGCCCTGATCATATTCAATTCTTCCTCAAATCAAGATAGAAAAGAAAACCCAGTGTGAATCCCACTGAAGTACTTCTGCCTTCTTACTTCTGTGGGAAAACATACTGGCGCCTGCCACATGTGTGGCAGATGTGTCAGAATGCCTCCTAGTTTCCAGC
Coding sequences within it:
- the LOC138083395 gene encoding olfactory receptor-like protein DTMT; the protein is MTGRNQTTVSEFLLLGLPIKSEHQNLFYVLFLAMYVTTVLGNLLILVLICLDPHLHTPMYLFLSNLSFSDLCFSSVAMPKLLQNMQSQDLSIPYAGCLTQMYFFLFFGDLEDFLLVAMAYDRYVAICFPLHYTAIMGPRLCLSLVVLPWVLTTSHAMLHTLLMARLHFCEDNVIPHFFCDLSALLKLSCSDTRVNELVIFFVGGLIIVIPFLLIIMSYARIVSSILKVPSAKGICKAFSTCGSHLTVVSLFYGTIIGLYLCPSANNSTVKETVMSMMYTVVTPMLNPFIYSLRNRDMKGALRRVFCRKKIHFSL